One genomic region from Pseudomonas hormoni encodes:
- a CDS encoding ATP-binding protein has protein sequence MQQANFKVDSRLATLLSQDYSTTEKALKELVDNAWDADAEEVVIELPEPLTDAPIVVRDDGNGMTRQELESHYLKIASDRRMRTDGRTSKKRRPIKGKKGIGKFAGLMSASVMSLTTMARGQKISFVLGIEDLESASDIEHLTLPLEVSECSSEEHGTCVTLTHLRQGLRYPSADRLRQELIMEYGRQKDFKIIINGKPLGIDDLEGEFTEVRGTFPFVGEAILRFAISKKKSGLRRPGITLMVEGKAVGKPGFFGLENSDEIPARLLRKLYGEVEADGLMDYVTAGWDSVIENSEAYLQILSFVQGNLVEAFRATHGMEMRMAHARLKKAVAGRLEKLPQHKREFADRAIKKVLKKYYDEPAHKVEALAYVVLEAVERTEYRSIIEHLAEANRGDVVNLADALESFGLADMAVLVDQARARLQFLDDLERLVRNESCLESTVHKAIEVNLWILGAAFTVFSSNITLKRQIEELLKQKYSGAQGTTRPDLLLNESLVGEFLLIEFKRPSHPLSYLDYQQATRYRNELVGYSAKPIKILVIGGRVDSFPTRDMEPGVSCLLFTDIISTARRQIEWQLQRAPALPGALMV, from the coding sequence ATGCAGCAAGCGAATTTTAAGGTTGACTCCCGACTGGCAACGTTGCTCAGCCAAGATTACTCAACGACAGAAAAAGCTCTCAAAGAGCTTGTGGATAACGCATGGGATGCTGATGCAGAAGAGGTGGTTATAGAACTACCTGAGCCATTGACCGATGCCCCTATTGTTGTACGTGACGATGGTAACGGCATGACTCGGCAGGAGCTGGAGTCCCACTATCTGAAAATTGCGTCCGATCGACGGATGCGGACTGATGGGCGTACTTCAAAAAAGCGGCGCCCAATAAAAGGTAAGAAGGGGATCGGAAAATTTGCTGGGCTGATGTCCGCATCGGTGATGAGTCTCACCACAATGGCTCGTGGGCAAAAAATTTCATTTGTGTTGGGTATTGAGGATCTTGAGTCTGCATCTGATATTGAGCATCTGACGCTTCCGCTGGAGGTTAGCGAATGCAGCTCAGAAGAGCATGGAACATGCGTGACTCTGACCCACCTTAGACAAGGACTTCGTTACCCAAGCGCTGATCGGCTCCGCCAAGAACTTATCATGGAGTACGGTCGACAGAAGGACTTCAAAATCATCATCAACGGCAAGCCGCTAGGCATTGATGATCTCGAAGGCGAATTCACCGAGGTGCGGGGTACTTTTCCTTTTGTGGGGGAGGCAATTCTCCGTTTTGCGATAAGCAAAAAGAAAAGTGGCTTAAGGCGCCCAGGCATTACCCTTATGGTGGAAGGAAAAGCTGTCGGCAAGCCTGGTTTTTTTGGGCTGGAGAACAGCGATGAGATACCTGCTCGTCTACTGAGAAAACTGTATGGCGAAGTCGAGGCTGATGGGCTGATGGACTACGTGACAGCCGGTTGGGACTCGGTAATTGAAAACAGCGAGGCCTACTTACAGATCCTCTCTTTCGTGCAGGGAAATTTGGTTGAGGCTTTCCGTGCTACTCACGGTATGGAAATGCGGATGGCGCATGCTCGCTTGAAAAAGGCGGTCGCCGGTCGATTGGAAAAACTGCCTCAGCACAAACGCGAGTTCGCAGACCGAGCAATCAAAAAGGTTTTGAAAAAGTACTATGACGAACCTGCTCACAAAGTAGAGGCTCTCGCATATGTAGTACTTGAGGCTGTTGAGCGTACCGAATACCGCTCTATCATCGAGCATTTGGCTGAGGCAAATCGCGGCGATGTCGTTAACCTTGCTGACGCGCTGGAGAGCTTTGGCCTCGCCGATATGGCCGTTTTGGTCGATCAAGCAAGAGCCAGATTGCAGTTCTTGGACGATCTAGAGCGCTTGGTTCGAAATGAAAGCTGCCTCGAATCAACGGTACACAAGGCAATAGAAGTGAATCTTTGGATTCTGGGTGCCGCATTCACCGTATTCAGCTCCAACATCACTTTGAAACGGCAGATTGAGGAGCTGCTGAAACAGAAATACTCAGGCGCGCAAGGCACGACCCGTCCAGACCTACTGTTGAATGAAAGCTTGGTGGGAGAGTTCCTGCTGATCGAGTTCAAGCGTCCCTCGCATCCTTTGAGCTATTTGGATTATCAGCAAGCAACTAGGTATCGGAACGAGCTTGTTGGGTACAGTGCTAAGCCAATAAAAATCCTAGTAATAGGAGGGCGGGTTGACAGCTTCCCGACACGAGATATGGAGCCAGGAGTCAGCTGCCTGTTGTTTACAGATATTATTTCCACAGCACGCCGACAAATCGAATGGCAGCTTCAACGTGCACCTGCTCTGCCGGGCGCGTTGATGGTGTAG
- a CDS encoding ParA family protein has protein sequence MTNSLLLKRSLKFLELSGVALANQLSESREDGKRTAPETVSRWLSGVNPIEPSLMLWVTELVRNKMRSQKQRLIRLPTNEGLVIAVANPKGGVGKTAVAKNLAVISKFSMNMKTTLIQATTPENKEVVAGELREMQDLRINCPDLTPDEVLVYRPEPGEVVIVDVCTSLSSQRTDTTSKSEPFLSQFQPDMYVVPADFDSPQEIAASARFVQSGVMQSQIQLLHRPRFMKTDTATRVEHEGLDLRSKIFCPFFIPQTISSRNPRSRHAFEKWQNDDQEWHFNNLFEHLITSMGGTFKDAYSLRSEMKTMGLEELLSLVE, from the coding sequence ATGACAAACTCACTTCTACTGAAGCGATCACTGAAATTTCTTGAACTGAGTGGTGTGGCCTTAGCTAATCAGCTAAGTGAATCCCGTGAAGACGGCAAGCGCACAGCTCCTGAAACGGTCAGTCGATGGCTCAGTGGGGTCAACCCTATTGAACCTTCACTCATGCTCTGGGTGACAGAATTAGTCCGCAACAAAATGCGCAGCCAAAAGCAGCGTTTGATCCGCCTGCCTACAAATGAAGGCCTGGTGATTGCCGTCGCAAACCCGAAGGGTGGAGTAGGCAAAACTGCGGTTGCCAAAAATCTCGCGGTCATTTCCAAGTTTTCAATGAACATGAAAACAACACTGATTCAGGCTACTACCCCGGAGAATAAGGAAGTCGTCGCCGGCGAGCTTCGAGAAATGCAGGATTTGCGCATCAACTGTCCAGACCTGACGCCTGATGAGGTATTGGTTTACCGGCCAGAACCTGGCGAAGTTGTGATTGTCGACGTATGTACGAGCCTGTCATCCCAGCGCACAGATACCACGTCGAAATCTGAGCCATTCCTGAGTCAATTCCAGCCCGATATGTATGTTGTACCAGCTGACTTCGACAGTCCCCAGGAGATCGCGGCGAGCGCCCGCTTTGTTCAATCCGGTGTGATGCAAAGCCAAATTCAACTGCTGCATCGTCCTCGTTTCATGAAGACTGATACCGCGACCAGAGTCGAACATGAAGGGCTGGATCTGAGGAGCAAGATTTTCTGCCCATTTTTCATTCCTCAGACTATTTCAAGCAGGAATCCGAGATCACGTCATGCCTTTGAAAAATGGCAAAATGACGATCAAGAATGGCACTTCAACAATTTGTTCGAGCACCTGATCACAAGCATGGGTGGCACGTTCAAAGATGCATATTCACTACGAAGTGAAATGAAGACCATGGGCTTGGAGGAACTTTTGAGCCTAGTTGAGTAA
- a CDS encoding GIY-YIG nuclease family protein, translating into MRSLTVAFRKNHSSHPMLMRLLTSILSDLTPKKTKIHLAQHNKYEHPMDVYLAGEFDEWQSSQTRDNFTKEFLIGFVEIPGSPRWLMTGVYNELKIIETKLDEEGKQNHIYSYRKRSEFAELEGRLVMEYSKPRANYLLLENCYQDLKLSAILESKMTVGRFPGFKEVDISHKELKIIVKQGLESWQTALSSVAGVYLISDRTKDEELLYVGSATGTEGLWDRWCNYANNGHGDNTRIRDLHAKRGKDFAENFRFSILEIADKHTGKEEMRLKENHWKRRLLTRDSGLNGN; encoded by the coding sequence ATGCGTTCCTTGACAGTTGCCTTCCGCAAAAATCATTCGAGTCACCCAATGTTAATGCGACTGCTGACCAGCATCCTGTCCGATCTCACGCCTAAGAAAACCAAGATTCACCTCGCACAGCACAACAAGTACGAACACCCTATGGACGTGTACCTAGCAGGTGAGTTTGATGAATGGCAGTCCTCGCAAACGCGCGACAATTTCACCAAGGAATTTCTCATTGGTTTTGTAGAAATCCCTGGAAGCCCCAGATGGCTTATGACCGGCGTCTACAATGAGTTGAAGATCATTGAAACCAAGTTGGATGAGGAGGGTAAGCAAAATCACATTTACAGCTACCGAAAGCGCAGTGAGTTCGCTGAGCTGGAGGGTCGCTTGGTCATGGAATACTCCAAGCCACGGGCGAACTATCTCCTGCTCGAAAATTGCTACCAGGACCTTAAGCTATCGGCAATTCTCGAATCGAAAATGACGGTCGGTCGGTTCCCTGGTTTCAAGGAAGTGGACATTAGCCACAAAGAGCTAAAAATCATCGTGAAGCAGGGGCTGGAATCTTGGCAAACGGCGCTGTCCAGCGTTGCAGGCGTTTATTTGATCTCAGATCGTACGAAGGATGAAGAACTGCTTTACGTGGGGTCTGCGACGGGTACAGAAGGCTTGTGGGATCGATGGTGCAACTATGCCAATAATGGACATGGTGATAACACGCGAATCAGGGATTTGCATGCCAAGCGGGGTAAAGATTTCGCGGAAAATTTCAGGTTCAGCATCCTTGAAATCGCGGATAAGCACACTGGTAAAGAGGAAATGAGGCTGAAGGAAAATCATTGGAAGCGCCGCCTCTTGACGCGCGACAGCGGCTTGAACGGAAACTAA
- a CDS encoding lipocalin family protein: protein MSMRTIALLSCLTLALAGCAGSSEEHPPATMHVDLQKYQGTWYEQARLPMFFQRNCEQSEAHYGLRDDGRIDVTNRCREKDGEWNEARGIAEAQQPGKTDKLWVQFDNWFSHIAPGVTKGQYWVLYHDPDYQFALVGHPNREYLWVLSRAPRINGARREQLLEVAKQQGYDTSKLIWRQADPAQP, encoded by the coding sequence ATGTCGATGCGCACAATAGCTCTGCTTTCCTGCCTTACTTTGGCACTCGCTGGATGCGCTGGTTCAAGCGAAGAGCATCCTCCTGCCACAATGCATGTCGACCTGCAAAAATACCAAGGCACATGGTACGAGCAAGCCCGGCTACCTATGTTCTTCCAGCGCAATTGCGAGCAGTCAGAAGCGCACTACGGCCTGCGTGACGACGGTCGCATCGACGTCACCAATCGTTGTAGAGAAAAGGATGGCGAGTGGAACGAGGCACGTGGCATTGCAGAGGCGCAGCAGCCCGGCAAAACAGACAAGCTCTGGGTGCAGTTCGATAACTGGTTTAGTCACATCGCACCAGGGGTAACCAAAGGTCAGTATTGGGTTCTGTACCACGACCCAGACTACCAGTTCGCACTGGTCGGCCATCCGAACCGAGAATATCTCTGGGTGCTTTCACGCGCGCCTCGAATCAACGGTGCCAGGCGCGAACAGCTGCTAGAGGTTGCCAAGCAGCAGGGCTATGACACGAGCAAGCTAATCTGGCGTCAGGCAGATCCGGCTCAGCCCTAG
- a CDS encoding SHOCT domain-containing protein — MIWVILVVVIAGVLLWAWAVGQNKKEALQAYLNSLANLKSDPRNPDLRQHTLALGRIYSNLMRDNKGQTVFDEVALMNDINAACAGALEFQSEKPAISAPNDIEARLEKLVSLKDRNLIDQNEYAARRREILESI; from the coding sequence ATGATTTGGGTCATCTTGGTTGTCGTAATTGCTGGTGTCCTCCTTTGGGCATGGGCTGTCGGACAAAACAAAAAAGAAGCTCTACAGGCGTATCTCAACTCCCTGGCCAATCTTAAATCGGACCCTCGAAACCCGGATCTGCGTCAACATACGCTAGCGTTGGGCCGTATCTATTCGAACCTCATGCGCGACAATAAAGGCCAGACGGTTTTTGACGAAGTGGCGCTCATGAATGACATCAATGCAGCTTGCGCCGGTGCTTTAGAATTTCAGTCTGAAAAGCCAGCCATCAGCGCTCCGAACGATATCGAAGCGCGCCTAGAGAAACTCGTCTCCCTCAAAGACCGCAACCTCATCGACCAGAACGAATACGCCGCGCGCCGCAGAGAAATTCTTGAGTCTATTTGA